One stretch of Pelmatolapia mariae isolate MD_Pm_ZW linkage group LG3_W, Pm_UMD_F_2, whole genome shotgun sequence DNA includes these proteins:
- the rasl11a gene encoding ras-like protein family member 11A-like produces MRLTGDPAPGTMNSSGSGNFLLVPIPEYPLLDCVPNKTVKIVVLGASNVGKTALIVRFLTKRFIGDYEANTGALYSRKVTLEGEEVSLQIQDTPCVALQDDAEGLYCQEQINRSIYWADGYVLVFSITDHNSYRTIQPLYQHVRRIHPSGNIPVILVGNKSDLLRARQVPADEGETLAASLGGVYFEVSARENHEGVHAAFLHLCQEVIRALGGGNGEKRRGGLHLARPKSPNMQELKRRFRQVLSSKVKSATTI; encoded by the exons ATGCGGCTGACTGGCGACCCTGCACCGGGAACCATGAACAGCAGCGGGTCTGGCAACTTTCTGCTGGTCCCCATACCGGAGTACCCCCTGCTGGACTGCGTGCCCAACAAGACGGTGAAGATTGTGGTGCTGGGAGCGAGCAACGTCGGGAAAACCG ctttgATTGTTAGGTTTCTGACCAAGAGGTTCATTGGTGATTATGAAGCAAACACAG GGGCACTCTACTCCAGAAAGGTCACGCTGGAGGGTGAGGAAGTGTCGCTTCAGATCCAGGATACACCCTGTGTCGCTCTCCAG GATGATGCCGAGGGTCTGTACTGTCAGGAGCAGATCAACAG GTCAATCTACTGGGCAGATGGATATGTGCTGGTTTTCTCCATCACAGACCACAACAGCTACAGAACCATCCAGCCACTGTACCAGCATGTCAGACGTATACACCCCTCTGGAAACATACCGGTTATACTG GTTGGCAACAAAAGTGACCTGCTCCGAGCCCGACAAGTGCCTGCAGATGAAGGCGAGACGTTAGCAGCTTCATTAG GAGGAGTTTACTTTGAGGTCTCAGCCAGAGAAAACCACGAAGGAGTCCATGCTGCCTTCCTACATCTCTGTCAGGAG GTGATCCGGGCACTGGGAGGAGGGAATGGggagaagagaagaggaggactCCACCTGGCCAGACCCAAATCTCCCAACATGCAGGAGCTGAAGAGGAGGTTCAGGCAGGTCCTCTCCTCCAAAGTCAAATCAGCCACGACCATCTGA